One Candidatus Binatia bacterium DNA window includes the following coding sequences:
- a CDS encoding N-methylhydantoinase has product MAIRKELRKKPKKRRAAGATPRSKKKIDPVTAEIIRGAMETIAYEMATHVSLTATTPILNQSNERNATILDARGCLAALSVGIPQFMLSSTLPVRFALEFFGRDGLYDGDVLVANDPYHGGGHLPDYNIFAPVFWEGELVLIASIQCHHADTGGGMPGGYNVDARDIWAEGVRFPAVKIFEKGVERKDITYFMKVNNRTPTFLGDLRAQVGAAQLGARRLKEVLARYGAETVRAAVDFMIEYAERRFKEEVRRWPDGVYESDVYVDHDPKGNKDIHIHCKVIVDGENLTVDFTGSDTRDNLQAYSTFGNTRGYVVAQLASMMDPDIPKNEGFFNSIRLIVPEGCCLNPPPDRSVAAGTHHPGTEVGEAIAKALEKVIPERCCPQIYKMGMPTVIFGVNPRTGQLFIDHSVDTFAAYCGAVYGQDGWGAMNVSFGNLIRATGEINESLFPVRHLSRDYATDTGGAGKWRGCPGSLYVKQVLAPCQIYTYVVGKKYPMPGIAGGKPGAPNRLKLRCGGPFEHEVESTAFYVPHEPGEWYEYRYGGGGGWGDPLERDPQKVLEDVLDEYVSVEGARRDYGVVLKGSLEELDLEVDWEATAELRRRMREEARSSGPSS; this is encoded by the coding sequence ATGGCCATCCGGAAAGAGCTCAGGAAAAAGCCGAAAAAGAGACGGGCGGCGGGTGCGACGCCCCGGTCGAAAAAGAAGATCGACCCCGTCACCGCCGAGATCATCCGCGGCGCGATGGAAACCATCGCCTACGAGATGGCCACGCACGTGAGCCTCACGGCCACGACGCCGATTCTGAATCAGTCGAACGAGCGCAACGCGACGATTCTCGACGCGCGCGGATGCCTGGCGGCGCTGAGCGTCGGTATCCCCCAGTTCATGCTGAGTTCCACTCTTCCCGTGCGCTTCGCGCTCGAGTTTTTCGGACGCGACGGACTCTACGACGGCGACGTGCTCGTGGCCAACGACCCCTACCACGGCGGAGGGCATTTGCCCGATTACAACATTTTCGCTCCCGTGTTCTGGGAGGGGGAGCTGGTTCTGATCGCCTCGATCCAGTGCCACCACGCGGACACCGGAGGCGGTATGCCGGGCGGCTACAACGTGGACGCCCGCGACATCTGGGCCGAGGGGGTGCGATTCCCGGCCGTCAAGATTTTCGAGAAGGGAGTCGAACGGAAAGACATCACCTACTTCATGAAGGTCAACAACCGAACGCCGACCTTCCTCGGGGATCTGCGAGCCCAGGTGGGTGCCGCCCAGCTCGGCGCTCGGCGTCTCAAGGAGGTCCTGGCGAGGTACGGCGCGGAGACGGTTCGAGCCGCCGTCGACTTCATGATCGAGTACGCCGAGCGGCGCTTCAAGGAAGAAGTCCGCCGGTGGCCCGACGGGGTTTACGAGTCCGACGTCTACGTGGACCACGATCCGAAGGGGAACAAGGACATCCACATCCACTGCAAAGTGATCGTCGACGGCGAGAACCTGACGGTGGACTTCACCGGCTCGGACACCCGTGACAACCTCCAGGCGTACTCGACCTTCGGGAACACGAGGGGTTACGTCGTGGCACAGCTCGCGAGCATGATGGACCCCGACATCCCGAAGAACGAGGGTTTCTTCAACTCCATCCGGCTGATCGTGCCGGAGGGTTGCTGCCTCAACCCGCCGCCGGACCGCTCCGTTGCCGCGGGAACCCACCATCCTGGAACCGAGGTGGGCGAAGCCATCGCCAAGGCCCTCGAGAAGGTCATCCCGGAGCGCTGTTGCCCGCAGATCTACAAGATGGGCATGCCCACCGTCATTTTCGGAGTGAACCCGCGCACCGGCCAGCTTTTCATCGACCATTCCGTCGATACCTTCGCGGCGTACTGCGGGGCGGTCTACGGCCAGGACGGCTGGGGAGCGATGAACGTGAGCTTCGGGAACCTCATCCGCGCGACCGGGGAGATCAACGAATCGCTTTTCCCCGTCCGGCACCTGAGCCGCGATTACGCGACGGACACGGGCGGTGCGGGCAAGTGGCGCGGGTGTCCCGGCTCCCTCTACGTGAAACAGGTCCTGGCGCCTTGTCAGATCTACACGTACGTCGTCGGTAAGAAATACCCCATGCCCGGCATCGCAGGCGGAAAGCCGGGTGCCCCGAATCGCCTGAAGCTCCGCTGCGGTGGACCCTTCGAGCACGAAGTCGAGTCCACGGCCTTCTACGTCCCCCACGAGCCGGGCGAGTGGTACGAATACCGATACGGGGGCGGCGGAGGCTGGGGTGACCCGCTCGAGCGGGATCCGCAAAAGGTTCTGGAAGACGTCCTCGACGAGTACGTTTCGGTGGAGGGGGCCCGCCGAGACTACGGCGTCGTCCTCAAGGGGTCTCTCGAGGAGCTCGACCTGGAGGTCGACTGGGAGGCCACGGCGGAGCTCCGTAGACGCATGCGCGAGGAGGCACGTTCCTCCGGCCCTTCTTCCTGA
- a CDS encoding DNA-binding protein — protein sequence MFVLEKPLPRPTEDSAPYWEAARREELRLQKCQDCGHVRFPPSLLCPRCLSERAEWVRTSGRGTVYSFIVVHRPQHPAFQPDAPYNVAIVELEEGPRLHTNLVEVENSEIEIGMPVEVVFEKVNDEVTLPKFRPRRTENPGER from the coding sequence ATGTTCGTACTCGAAAAACCGCTTCCCCGCCCGACCGAAGACAGCGCTCCGTACTGGGAGGCCGCGCGCCGGGAGGAGCTGCGGCTCCAGAAGTGCCAGGACTGCGGGCACGTACGCTTTCCGCCCTCCCTCCTCTGTCCCCGCTGCCTTTCCGAACGTGCCGAGTGGGTCAGGACGAGCGGTAGAGGGACGGTCTACAGCTTCATCGTCGTTCACCGCCCGCAGCACCCGGCCTTCCAGCCGGACGCTCCCTACAACGTAGCGATCGTCGAACTCGAGGAAGGTCCGCGGCTTCACACGAACCTCGTGGAAGTGGAAAACTCGGAGATCGAGATCGGGATGCCGGTCGAGGTCGTTTTCGAGAAGGTCAACGACGAGGTGACGCTCCCCAAGTTCCGGCCCCGCCGGACGGAGAACCCGGGAGAGCGGTGA
- a CDS encoding thiolase, translated as MVFSGKYSIVGVGCSRFGKIQGVSTMGFTLEAAKRALEDAGLGRDEVDGVLVLMPAVMGEQHGWASRVASFLGIEPTFCATMDLGGATACAMAQTAAAAIEAGYCRTVLCCFATQNWPQGVELRLFGSEFQVPYGDVGAMTFMAHLKRRQQYEWGYPDEVYGTIAVTWRRHAQQNPEAQMRKPMSLEDYFASRWVVEPLRLFDCCPNTDGGGAFVVTSTERGRDLAKPPVRILGAGQSHSSEIIRPAGASDSHWGGKKAAEQVYRSAGVGPTDLSFAQIYDAFTPRVVHDVVAYGFCAPHEVADFVLEGNLDFGGRLPSNTAGGLLSEGHLSGFGHVREAVRQLRGECGPRQVPNAELGLVTGYGGAPHEAPPTVSYSALVLAR; from the coding sequence ATGGTGTTTTCGGGGAAGTACTCGATCGTAGGGGTCGGTTGCTCGAGGTTCGGAAAGATCCAGGGGGTGAGCACCATGGGGTTCACGCTCGAGGCCGCCAAGCGGGCGCTGGAGGATGCAGGGCTCGGGCGCGACGAGGTCGACGGAGTTCTGGTGTTGATGCCCGCCGTCATGGGAGAGCAGCACGGTTGGGCCTCCCGCGTGGCGTCTTTTCTCGGGATCGAGCCGACGTTCTGTGCGACGATGGACCTCGGTGGGGCCACGGCCTGTGCCATGGCCCAGACCGCGGCCGCTGCGATCGAAGCCGGGTATTGCCGGACGGTACTCTGCTGCTTCGCCACGCAGAACTGGCCCCAGGGAGTGGAGCTCCGCCTTTTCGGTTCGGAGTTCCAGGTCCCCTACGGAGACGTCGGTGCCATGACCTTCATGGCTCACCTCAAGAGGCGACAGCAGTACGAGTGGGGTTACCCCGACGAGGTTTACGGGACGATCGCGGTGACCTGGAGGAGGCACGCGCAGCAGAACCCCGAGGCGCAGATGCGCAAGCCCATGTCGCTCGAGGATTACTTCGCGTCGCGTTGGGTCGTCGAGCCGCTCAGGCTCTTCGACTGCTGTCCCAACACGGACGGTGGCGGGGCGTTCGTCGTCACGTCGACCGAGCGTGGCCGCGACCTGGCGAAACCGCCCGTCCGAATTCTCGGGGCCGGGCAGTCGCACTCCTCGGAGATCATCCGCCCCGCGGGAGCGTCCGATTCGCACTGGGGCGGAAAAAAAGCGGCCGAGCAGGTCTACCGCAGTGCGGGTGTGGGTCCGACCGATCTCTCGTTCGCCCAGATCTACGACGCGTTTACCCCCCGAGTCGTCCACGACGTCGTGGCTTACGGATTTTGCGCCCCGCACGAAGTCGCGGATTTCGTCCTCGAGGGGAACCTGGATTTCGGCGGACGGCTCCCTTCGAACACGGCCGGAGGCCTCCTCTCGGAAGGTCATCTCTCGGGATTCGGCCACGTCCGGGAGGCCGTCCGGCAGCTTCGGGGAGAATGCGGTCCGAGACAGGTGCCGAACGCGGAGTTGGGTCTCGTGACGGGCTACGGCGGCGCTCCCCACGAAGCGCCTCCCACGGTAAGCTACAGTGCCTTGGTGCTCGCGCGTTAG
- a CDS encoding GDP-mannose 4,6-dehydratase has product MLFFVTGIGGFVGGHLARFLVEQGHRVTGLVRKPRFPETLEPIRASVVEPLAVGDVRDERVLLEALERHRPRGVFHLAAESSVRRGEEDPVGVFEVNALGTLRVLLSARSLGAECRVLVVSSAEVYGRPDRLEPLDERCPLRPVTLYGASKAAGEILAAQAADGYGLDVVRARPFNHTGPGQPSRFVCSDLARQVAEIEEGRRQVLEVGNVEIVRDFLDVRDAVSAYWKIWERGTRGAVYNVCSGTGRRISDVLADLRTLAGLSFESRSTTERIREVDVPWLVGDNAALRSLGWSPTVPWERTLHELLAEWRGRVRSIA; this is encoded by the coding sequence GTGCTGTTTTTCGTCACCGGAATCGGGGGCTTCGTCGGCGGGCATCTGGCACGGTTTCTCGTCGAACAGGGGCACCGCGTGACGGGCCTCGTACGCAAGCCGCGTTTTCCCGAGACTCTGGAACCGATCCGGGCGAGCGTCGTGGAACCGCTCGCGGTCGGGGACGTTCGGGACGAAAGGGTGTTGCTCGAAGCTCTCGAGCGGCACAGGCCCCGGGGCGTTTTCCATCTTGCCGCCGAAAGCTCGGTGCGTCGGGGAGAGGAAGACCCGGTGGGGGTGTTCGAGGTCAACGCCCTCGGGACGCTCCGCGTGCTTCTCTCGGCGCGTAGTCTGGGCGCGGAGTGTCGCGTGCTCGTCGTGAGCTCGGCCGAGGTGTACGGCCGTCCGGACCGGCTCGAGCCGCTCGACGAGCGCTGCCCGCTTCGCCCCGTCACGCTTTACGGAGCGAGCAAAGCCGCGGGCGAGATTCTCGCCGCGCAGGCGGCCGACGGTTACGGCCTCGATGTCGTGAGGGCGCGACCTTTCAACCACACCGGGCCCGGGCAACCGAGCCGCTTCGTTTGCTCGGACCTGGCCCGGCAGGTCGCCGAAATCGAGGAGGGGCGCCGCCAGGTTCTCGAAGTCGGCAACGTGGAGATCGTGCGCGACTTTCTCGACGTTCGAGACGCCGTTTCGGCTTACTGGAAGATCTGGGAACGGGGCACCAGAGGCGCGGTGTACAACGTTTGCTCGGGGACGGGTCGAAGAATTTCCGACGTGCTCGCGGACCTCCGCACGTTGGCTGGGCTCTCGTTCGAATCCCGCAGCACGACCGAAAGGATCCGTGAGGTCGACGTTCCCTGGCTCGTGGGTGACAACGCGGCACTTCGGAGCCTGGGATGGAGCCCGACCGTTCCGTGGGAACGGACGCTGCACGAGCTCCTCGCGGAGTGGCGGGGCCGTGTTCGGTCGATTGCTTGA